One genomic window of Verrucomicrobiia bacterium includes the following:
- a CDS encoding exosortase/archaeosortase family protein, with the protein MAMGTESAAASTGADAGGASGALGRPGVGRAWALGLGLLGLWVWAVAGCVDEWRDNPMYSYGWFVTPLIVFFLWRRLDEPMVGRELWGAPRWPARPSAIGLGVALVALLALPVELLRNELPDDRLNNWGLALAAVGATLWAGRCLGGWPLVRTLAFPVLFFLTAVAWPKRYETPVTIGLQQMVATVIVEVLHVLGIHAQPQGTTILMREGPVGIAEACSGIRSLQASLMISLAVGELFFLRWGRRLMLIVLCAALAMVLNLGRTLALCLVMETRGVEAMDRFHDGIGDAILVGLPLLAWVLGRVLTAGEGAVPTEPPRRKGAGGELPAWRRLAGRVRDFEWRRMPSFAPALGIGMAGVVAYHAWLSVLDRRDPPQEGPYFAVRTGEETGTVEETMRSDIWAALAPTEGGMYTREEDGVWGGRVHLYHFFWKPAAANRWVTGHRPDICMPAGGWRVEGQVEPLEVRFGDRALTMHLFRFAGVGQRAVQVWGIWRNGEEIPMAFFDRPTLEWSLLTGKSRSAVEVVSCVVPYLDGEPPIETARRVLGEVMDYRRAPVAGGPQTPAL; encoded by the coding sequence ATGGCGATGGGAACCGAGTCAGCGGCGGCGTCCACGGGGGCGGATGCGGGTGGCGCATCGGGGGCGTTGGGGAGACCGGGGGTGGGACGGGCGTGGGCGCTGGGGCTGGGACTGCTGGGATTGTGGGTCTGGGCGGTGGCGGGGTGCGTGGACGAGTGGCGGGACAACCCGATGTACTCGTACGGGTGGTTTGTCACTCCGTTGATCGTGTTCTTCCTGTGGCGCCGGCTGGATGAGCCGATGGTGGGCCGGGAATTGTGGGGGGCGCCGCGCTGGCCGGCGCGACCGTCGGCGATCGGGCTTGGGGTGGCGCTGGTGGCCTTGCTGGCATTGCCGGTCGAGTTGCTCCGCAACGAACTGCCCGACGACCGGCTGAACAACTGGGGCCTCGCGCTGGCGGCGGTGGGGGCGACGCTTTGGGCGGGGCGTTGTCTGGGGGGCTGGCCGTTGGTGCGGACCCTGGCGTTTCCGGTGCTTTTCTTCCTGACCGCGGTGGCCTGGCCCAAACGGTACGAAACACCGGTGACGATCGGGCTGCAGCAGATGGTGGCGACGGTGATTGTCGAGGTGCTGCATGTGCTGGGAATTCATGCGCAGCCGCAGGGGACGACGATTCTGATGCGGGAGGGTCCGGTGGGGATTGCCGAGGCGTGCAGCGGGATCCGGTCGTTGCAGGCCAGCCTGATGATCAGCCTGGCGGTGGGGGAGTTGTTTTTTCTGCGGTGGGGCCGGCGCCTGATGTTGATCGTCCTGTGTGCCGCCCTGGCCATGGTGCTGAACCTGGGGCGGACGCTCGCGTTGTGTCTGGTCATGGAGACGCGGGGTGTGGAGGCGATGGACCGGTTTCACGACGGCATCGGGGACGCCATCCTGGTGGGGTTGCCGCTTCTGGCGTGGGTGCTGGGACGGGTGTTGACGGCCGGGGAGGGGGCGGTGCCGACCGAACCGCCGCGGCGAAAGGGGGCCGGCGGGGAGCTTCCGGCGTGGCGACGCCTGGCGGGGCGGGTGCGGGACTTCGAGTGGCGGCGGATGCCGTCCTTTGCGCCGGCCTTGGGAATCGGGATGGCCGGGGTGGTGGCGTACCATGCCTGGCTGTCTGTGCTGGATCGTCGGGATCCGCCGCAGGAAGGACCGTATTTCGCGGTGCGGACGGGGGAGGAAACGGGGACGGTCGAGGAGACGATGCGTTCGGACATCTGGGCGGCCCTGGCTCCGACGGAAGGCGGGATGTACACGCGCGAAGAGGACGGGGTGTGGGGCGGGCGGGTGCACTTGTACCATTTCTTCTGGAAACCGGCCGCGGCGAACCGCTGGGTGACGGGGCATCGTCCGGACATTTGCATGCCGGCGGGCGGATGGCGGGTGGAGGGCCAGGTGGAGCCGCTGGAGGTCCGCTTCGGGGACCGGGCATTGACGATGCATCTGTTCCGGTTCGCGGGAGTGGGCCAGCGGGCGGTGCAGGTCTGGGGCATCTGGCGGAACGGGGAGGAAATCCCGATGGCGTTCTTCGATCGCCCGACCCTGGAGTGGTCTCTGTTGACGGGGAAGAGCCGGTCGGCCGTTGAGGTGGTGTCGTGCGTGGTGCCGTACCTGGACGGGGAACCGCCGATCGAGACAGCCCGGCGGGTCCTGGGCGAGGTGATGGACTACCGGCGGGCGCCGGTTGCGGGAGGCCCGCAGACGCCGGCCCTGTGA
- a CDS encoding mannose-1-phosphate guanylyltransferase, whose translation MKTKAARKSRPSDRYVIIMAGGRGERFWPVSREKTPKQLIRLLGDQSFLQQAVHRVLPVVPAENILVITNAAQAPEVRRQLPLLPRENVVAEPVGRDTCAAVTLGAALVGARSTTGVMAVLPADHVIPEEKKFQRVLADALDLASRGQVIVTIGIQPTEPATGYGYIRVGAPLPPPQGAKPYKTVFHRAERFKEKPDHDTALEYLQSGQYRWNAGMFIWSFVTVTQGLQAHQPAMHEACHRWFEAAAAGPARLSRTLAAEYPEVKRIAIDFALLEHAQNVVVADGDFSWDDLGSWNALARHLKPDSEGNCSQADFLHVDAARNIVFDARSPARRTPICLVGLRDSIVVQTDDATLVAHKSQSQKIKELVRRLAADPDRARWV comes from the coding sequence ATGAAGACCAAGGCCGCCCGGAAATCCCGCCCCTCCGACCGCTACGTCATCATCATGGCCGGCGGTCGCGGCGAACGCTTCTGGCCCGTCAGCCGCGAAAAGACCCCCAAGCAACTCATCCGCCTCCTCGGCGACCAGTCCTTCCTCCAGCAGGCCGTCCACCGCGTTCTCCCCGTCGTCCCGGCCGAAAACATTCTCGTCATCACCAACGCCGCCCAGGCCCCCGAGGTCCGACGTCAACTGCCCCTCCTGCCACGGGAAAATGTCGTGGCCGAACCCGTCGGCCGCGATACCTGCGCCGCCGTCACCCTCGGCGCCGCCCTCGTCGGCGCCCGCTCCACCACAGGCGTCATGGCCGTTCTCCCCGCCGACCACGTCATCCCCGAGGAGAAGAAGTTCCAGCGCGTCCTCGCCGACGCCCTCGACCTCGCCAGCCGCGGCCAGGTCATCGTCACCATCGGCATCCAACCCACCGAACCCGCCACCGGCTACGGCTATATCCGTGTCGGCGCCCCGCTCCCGCCTCCCCAGGGCGCCAAACCCTACAAAACCGTCTTCCACCGCGCCGAACGGTTCAAGGAGAAGCCCGATCACGACACCGCCCTCGAATACCTCCAGTCCGGACAATACCGCTGGAACGCCGGCATGTTCATCTGGTCCTTTGTCACCGTCACCCAGGGCCTCCAGGCGCATCAGCCCGCCATGCACGAGGCCTGCCACCGCTGGTTCGAAGCCGCCGCCGCCGGTCCCGCCCGCCTCTCCCGCACCCTGGCCGCCGAATACCCCGAGGTAAAACGCATCGCCATCGACTTCGCCCTGCTCGAACACGCCCAGAATGTCGTCGTCGCCGATGGCGACTTCTCCTGGGACGACCTCGGCTCCTGGAACGCCCTCGCCCGTCACCTCAAACCGGACTCCGAGGGCAATTGTTCCCAGGCCGACTTCCTCCACGTCGATGCCGCCCGCAACATCGTCTTCGATGCCAGGTCCCCGGCCCGCCGCACCCCCATCTGCCTCGTCGGCCTCCGCGACTCCATCGTGGTGCAAACCGACGACGCCACCCTCGTCGCCCACAAGTCCCAGTCCCAGAAAATCAAGGAACTCGTCCGCCGCCTCGCCGCCGACCCGGACCGGGCCCGATGGGTTTGA
- a CDS encoding M3 family oligoendopeptidase — MSLLPFGELAPYRERRFLPTTVDWNEWDAIEPLFDLLEIRLGAAQTGAELERWLGDWSELTAAIGEESARRYIGMTCHTEDAEAERAYLDFVEQIEPELKPRQFQLERMYLAHPARGDLPAGRYREFDRHAEVHVALYRDENVPLETEEARIGQQYQKVSGAMTVTFQGEEKTLVQMGRYLEEPDRALRQEAWERVAERRLKEKETFESQFDELVRLRHRIANNAGYGSYRDYAFPLRGRFDYTPADCEAFHAAIEAEMVPLLRELQEERRQRLGVGTLRPWDLMVDVANRPPLRPFEQVDGLETGTERIMERLDAGLAEQFRQMRALKLLDLGNRKGKAPGGYQSSLPEARLPFIFMNAVGQQRDVETLLHEAGHAFHTMATRDEDFYAYRDAPIEFCEVASMSMEFLGGEYLDAFYGADDLRRARRDHLEGVVETFPWIAAVDAFQHWIYTHPEHTREERAAAWNGLMNRFGGDTDWTGWESARSWSWHRQLHVFLYPFYYVEYGLAQIGALQVWLRSREDRGAALAGYKRALGLGGSRPLPDLFEAAGCRFAFDRETLGPLATLLRAELRALA; from the coding sequence ATGAGTTTGCTGCCATTTGGAGAGCTGGCTCCCTATCGGGAGCGGCGGTTCCTGCCGACCACGGTGGATTGGAACGAGTGGGACGCGATCGAGCCGTTGTTCGACCTGTTGGAGATACGGTTGGGGGCGGCACAGACGGGCGCCGAACTGGAGCGATGGTTGGGGGATTGGAGCGAGTTGACGGCTGCGATCGGGGAGGAGAGCGCACGACGGTACATCGGGATGACCTGCCATACGGAGGATGCGGAGGCGGAGCGGGCCTATCTGGATTTTGTCGAGCAGATCGAGCCCGAACTGAAGCCGCGGCAGTTCCAGCTCGAACGGATGTATCTCGCGCATCCCGCACGGGGCGATCTGCCGGCGGGCCGGTACCGGGAGTTCGACCGCCATGCGGAGGTCCATGTGGCGCTGTACCGGGATGAGAACGTGCCCCTGGAGACCGAGGAGGCTCGGATCGGGCAACAGTACCAGAAGGTGTCGGGGGCCATGACGGTGACCTTCCAGGGGGAGGAGAAGACCCTGGTGCAAATGGGCCGGTACCTGGAGGAACCCGATCGGGCCTTGCGGCAGGAGGCTTGGGAACGGGTGGCGGAACGGCGCCTGAAGGAGAAGGAGACCTTCGAGAGTCAGTTCGACGAGTTGGTGCGGTTGCGGCACCGGATCGCCAACAACGCGGGTTACGGCAGCTACCGGGATTACGCCTTCCCGCTGCGGGGCCGGTTCGATTACACGCCGGCGGATTGCGAAGCGTTTCATGCGGCGATCGAGGCCGAGATGGTGCCCCTGTTGCGGGAGTTGCAGGAGGAACGGCGCCAGCGCCTCGGGGTCGGGACGCTCCGGCCGTGGGATCTCATGGTGGATGTGGCGAACCGTCCGCCGCTCCGGCCGTTCGAGCAGGTGGACGGGTTGGAGACCGGGACCGAACGGATCATGGAACGGCTGGATGCAGGACTGGCCGAACAGTTCCGTCAGATGCGGGCGTTGAAGCTGCTGGACCTTGGGAACCGGAAGGGCAAGGCGCCCGGCGGCTACCAGAGTTCCCTGCCGGAGGCGCGCCTTCCGTTCATTTTCATGAATGCGGTGGGCCAGCAGCGGGACGTGGAGACGCTGCTGCACGAGGCGGGGCATGCGTTCCACACCATGGCCACGCGGGACGAGGATTTCTATGCGTACCGGGATGCGCCGATCGAGTTCTGCGAGGTCGCATCGATGAGCATGGAGTTCCTGGGAGGCGAGTATCTGGACGCGTTCTACGGCGCAGACGATCTGCGGCGGGCGCGGCGGGATCACCTCGAGGGGGTGGTCGAGACGTTTCCATGGATTGCGGCGGTGGATGCGTTTCAGCACTGGATCTACACGCACCCGGAGCACACGCGCGAGGAACGGGCCGCGGCATGGAATGGGTTGATGAACCGGTTCGGCGGCGACACGGACTGGACGGGCTGGGAGTCGGCGCGGTCGTGGTCGTGGCACCGTCAGCTCCATGTGTTTCTGTATCCGTTCTACTACGTCGAGTACGGGCTGGCACAGATCGGGGCGTTGCAGGTGTGGCTGCGATCCCGCGAGGATCGCGGGGCGGCATTGGCGGGGTACAAGCGGGCGCTGGGGTTGGGCGGATCCAGGCCCCTGCCGGATTTGTTCGAGGCGGCGGGATGCCGGTTCGCCTTCGACCGGGAGACATTGGGACCCCTCGCCACCCTGCTGCGGGCGGAACTGCGTGCGCTGGCGTGA
- a CDS encoding transketolase, producing MHLARWVDRVEMELVNRGEAYFHVGGAGHEASAAIVQHLTPEDWLHPHYRDKALMLARGIPPEQFFHGLLCTAGSTSGGRQMGAHLSYPEVKVMAMAGPVGNNALPSVGVAQELVARATAERGARNGDHPAREPGPLVLCVNGDSTTQQGEFLEAIGEAVRCRLPVLFLIEDNGYGISTRTAGRTFYSLPSGPAAEFLGIPIRRLDGRDAIEVGRALGPIVASVRRREPAVVVLEVERLTHHTNADDERVYRDEAELKRVRSHADPVERLRGRLLASGVAEAELDRLDREAEVEVRAAAERALAAPNPPTNLDARPPAAVDAVAPPAVPPSVTTVLPAVAGSYTMLEAMREVLRRHLASDGRVSLYGEDIEDPKGDVFGLTRGLTRAFPGQVRNSPLTESTIVGVSLGRALAGGRPVACIQFADFLPMAYNQIACELGSIHWRSGGGWSCPVIILAPGGAYRPGLGPFHAHTFESVMAHVPGIDVVTPSSAADAAGLLNAAFANQGTGRPTVFLYPKVCLNDPALAAPEGALGEILQPGVARTLTRGDELTMVSWGSTVPLCLRAARLLEEAGVGVELLDLRSISPWDRAGVAASVRRTGRLVVVHEDNLTCGFGAEVVAGVTEELEGAVRVRRVTRFDTYPPCNYLNQMEVLPSLRRILEAVADLCALDLRWEGGAAAADGAYVLEAVGSSPADQSVSVVEWKVAEGASIEAGDPIADCEADKATFELRAPVSGVIHDLLPLDEKVPIGSPMARIVRRAVGPALPKRVPTELRPVITRRAGAPAPGERPRAVPLRSSERSVVGISVIAPRPAGRVVTNEELVRRFEGRTPHDILQRTGIESRPLLGPGETALTLATRAAREALRAGGLTLHDLDAIYVSTSTPISVSPSMACLLHHQLGGEGAKKDLAASDILAACTGYLYALQTAFDFCQSRPDANILVVTAEAMSEYTNPDDFDTAIVFADAATATLVHGPASAKFGGSRVRLHRPVLSARGEDGTILHHGRRGDPNVNMDGLKVFPMAVRQLIALLKEACAESEIGVEQLDHIVPHQANGRILDAVDQRLKLPRGRLINRVKHAGNTSSSTIPLVLAELLREGAHGRVGLCAFGAGFTFGAAVMELQRE from the coding sequence ATGCACCTGGCCCGGTGGGTGGATCGGGTGGAGATGGAGCTGGTGAACCGGGGAGAGGCTTATTTCCACGTGGGTGGGGCCGGCCACGAGGCTTCGGCGGCCATTGTGCAGCACCTGACCCCCGAGGACTGGCTGCATCCGCATTACCGGGACAAGGCCCTGATGCTGGCCCGCGGGATCCCCCCCGAGCAGTTTTTCCATGGGCTTCTCTGCACGGCGGGTTCGACGTCGGGGGGGCGGCAGATGGGGGCGCATCTGAGTTACCCGGAGGTGAAGGTGATGGCCATGGCAGGCCCGGTCGGGAACAACGCCCTGCCTTCCGTCGGTGTCGCCCAGGAACTGGTGGCGCGGGCGACGGCGGAACGCGGGGCCCGCAACGGGGATCACCCGGCTCGGGAACCCGGTCCGCTGGTGCTGTGCGTGAACGGAGACAGCACGACGCAGCAGGGCGAGTTTCTCGAGGCGATTGGCGAGGCTGTCCGCTGCCGGCTTCCCGTGCTGTTCCTGATCGAGGACAACGGCTACGGGATCTCGACGCGGACCGCGGGAAGGACGTTTTACAGTCTGCCGTCGGGACCGGCCGCGGAGTTTTTGGGAATCCCGATCCGGCGTCTCGATGGGCGGGATGCCATCGAGGTGGGGCGGGCGTTGGGGCCGATTGTGGCGTCGGTTCGCCGACGGGAGCCGGCGGTGGTGGTGCTGGAGGTCGAGCGGCTCACCCACCACACCAACGCCGATGACGAGCGGGTGTACCGGGACGAGGCGGAATTGAAGCGGGTCCGGTCGCACGCGGACCCGGTGGAGCGCCTGAGGGGCCGGTTGCTGGCCAGCGGGGTGGCCGAAGCCGAGCTGGACCGGCTCGACCGGGAGGCCGAGGTGGAGGTGCGCGCGGCGGCCGAGCGGGCGCTGGCCGCTCCCAATCCTCCCACCAACCTGGATGCGCGTCCCCCGGCGGCGGTGGATGCCGTCGCGCCGCCGGCGGTTCCCCCGTCGGTGACCACGGTGCTGCCGGCGGTGGCCGGTTCGTACACGATGCTGGAGGCCATGCGGGAAGTGCTGCGACGCCATCTGGCGTCGGACGGGCGGGTGAGTCTCTATGGGGAGGACATCGAGGATCCGAAGGGGGACGTATTCGGTCTGACCCGCGGTCTGACCCGGGCGTTTCCGGGTCAGGTTCGCAATTCGCCGCTGACCGAATCCACGATTGTGGGGGTGAGTCTGGGCCGGGCGCTGGCCGGGGGGCGGCCGGTGGCCTGCATCCAGTTCGCGGATTTTCTGCCGATGGCGTACAACCAGATCGCGTGCGAGCTGGGATCGATCCATTGGCGGAGCGGGGGGGGGTGGAGTTGCCCGGTGATCATCCTGGCCCCTGGCGGAGCGTACCGCCCGGGTCTCGGGCCGTTTCACGCGCACACCTTCGAGAGCGTGATGGCGCACGTGCCGGGGATCGATGTGGTGACGCCGAGTTCGGCGGCGGACGCGGCGGGGTTGCTGAATGCGGCCTTTGCCAACCAGGGCACCGGGCGGCCGACGGTTTTTCTCTATCCCAAGGTCTGTCTCAACGATCCGGCGCTGGCCGCGCCCGAGGGGGCGCTGGGGGAGATCCTGCAGCCGGGTGTGGCCCGAACCCTGACCCGGGGCGACGAGCTGACGATGGTTTCCTGGGGCAGCACGGTGCCGTTGTGTCTGCGGGCGGCGCGGTTGCTGGAGGAGGCCGGTGTGGGTGTGGAGTTGCTGGATCTACGTTCCATCAGTCCGTGGGATCGGGCGGGTGTGGCGGCCAGCGTGCGGCGGACCGGGCGGCTGGTGGTGGTCCACGAGGACAATCTCACCTGCGGTTTCGGGGCCGAGGTGGTGGCCGGCGTGACGGAGGAACTGGAAGGCGCGGTCCGGGTCCGGCGGGTGACGCGGTTCGACACGTATCCGCCGTGCAATTATCTGAACCAGATGGAGGTCCTGCCCAGTCTGCGCCGGATCCTCGAGGCCGTGGCCGACCTGTGCGCGCTGGATCTGCGCTGGGAAGGCGGGGCGGCGGCGGCCGACGGAGCGTATGTCCTCGAGGCGGTGGGCTCGAGTCCGGCCGATCAGAGCGTCTCGGTGGTGGAATGGAAGGTGGCGGAAGGGGCGTCGATCGAGGCGGGTGATCCGATTGCGGATTGTGAGGCGGACAAGGCCACCTTCGAGCTTCGCGCCCCGGTTTCGGGGGTGATTCACGATCTGCTGCCCTTGGACGAGAAGGTGCCCATCGGCAGTCCGATGGCGCGGATTGTCCGACGGGCCGTGGGACCGGCACTGCCCAAGCGGGTGCCCACCGAGTTGCGCCCGGTCATCACGCGTCGCGCCGGGGCGCCCGCTCCCGGAGAGCGGCCCCGAGCGGTGCCGTTGCGATCCAGCGAGCGGTCCGTGGTGGGCATCTCCGTCATTGCGCCCAGGCCTGCGGGCCGGGTGGTGACCAACGAGGAACTGGTGCGCCGGTTCGAGGGCCGGACGCCGCATGACATTCTCCAGCGGACCGGCATCGAGTCGCGACCGCTGCTGGGGCCGGGGGAGACGGCGTTGACGCTGGCGACGCGTGCGGCCCGGGAGGCGCTGCGTGCCGGCGGGCTGACGCTGCACGATCTCGACGCCATATACGTGAGCACCAGCACGCCCATCTCAGTCAGCCCGAGCATGGCATGCCTGCTTCACCATCAACTGGGAGGCGAGGGGGCGAAGAAGGATCTTGCGGCGAGCGACATCCTGGCGGCCTGTACCGGGTACCTGTACGCCTTGCAGACCGCCTTCGATTTCTGCCAGTCGCGCCCGGACGCCAATATCCTGGTGGTCACGGCGGAGGCGATGAGCGAGTACACCAACCCGGACGATTTCGACACGGCCATTGTCTTTGCCGATGCCGCCACGGCGACGTTGGTCCACGGACCGGCCTCCGCGAAATTCGGGGGTTCGCGGGTGCGCCTGCATCGCCCGGTGCTAAGCGCCCGGGGCGAGGACGGCACGATTCTGCATCACGGGCGGCGGGGGGATCCCAACGTGAACATGGACGGTCTGAAGGTGTTTCCGATGGCCGTGCGGCAGTTGATCGCGCTGCTGAAGGAGGCGTGCGCCGAGAGCGAGATCGGGGTCGAGCAGCTCGACCACATTGTGCCGCATCAGGCCAACGGGCGGATTCTCGATGCCGTGGATCAGCGGTTGAAGCTGCCGCGCGGGCGGTTGATCAACCGGGTGAAACACGCCGGCAACACCAGCAGCAGCACCATCCCGCTGGTCCTTGCCGAACTGCTCCGGGAAGGCGCGCACGGGCGGGTGGGGCTGTGCGCCTTTGGAGCCGGGTTCACCTTCGGCGCCGCGGTGATGGAGCTGCAGCGGGAGTAG
- a CDS encoding transposase yields the protein MRIPRIKADPSLPSTYHCMSRVAGRLHLLDDSARHKLINLLHHLARFCDIDVITFCMMSNHFHLLIRVPPKPLPDSIPDDVILAKLEDFYGPKATLPTLARAALKKGQPIPDDIRQAVLSRIADLSVFLQEFKQRFSRWYNRRHDRTGYLWGERFRSVLVEDCPSTLRAIAAYIDLNPVRAGLVNDPKDYRFCGYAAALTGDKVIRRGIMGFLGTQDWSAASAEYRLALYVIGGTSGRSDKRVLDPEAIKAELARGGKLPLGQILRLRIRHMTDGVFLGSKEFVDQMWERHRDKFGKRRKSGARNIRGAPIPGLTVLRDLRVDAVG from the coding sequence ATGAGAATCCCACGCATCAAGGCCGATCCCTCCCTTCCGTCGACGTACCATTGCATGTCCCGCGTCGCCGGCCGCCTCCATCTCCTCGACGACTCCGCCAGACACAAGCTCATCAACCTCCTCCACCACCTCGCCCGATTCTGCGACATCGACGTCATCACCTTCTGCATGATGTCCAACCACTTCCATCTCCTCATCCGTGTCCCGCCCAAACCCCTCCCCGACTCCATCCCGGACGACGTCATCCTCGCCAAACTCGAGGACTTCTACGGCCCCAAGGCCACTCTCCCCACCCTCGCCCGTGCCGCTCTCAAGAAGGGCCAACCCATCCCCGACGACATCCGCCAAGCGGTCCTCTCCCGCATCGCCGACCTCTCCGTCTTCCTTCAGGAGTTCAAGCAACGCTTCTCCCGCTGGTACAATCGTCGCCACGACCGCACCGGCTACCTCTGGGGCGAACGTTTCCGCAGCGTCCTGGTGGAAGACTGTCCCAGCACCCTCCGCGCCATCGCCGCCTACATCGACCTCAACCCCGTCCGCGCCGGACTGGTCAACGATCCCAAGGACTACCGCTTCTGCGGCTACGCCGCCGCCCTCACCGGCGACAAGGTCATCCGCCGCGGAATCATGGGCTTTCTGGGGACCCAGGACTGGAGCGCGGCGTCAGCAGAATATCGCCTGGCGCTATACGTGATTGGCGGGACGTCAGGACGGAGCGACAAGCGGGTGCTCGATCCGGAGGCGATTAAGGCGGAACTGGCGCGGGGCGGGAAATTGCCGCTGGGCCAGATCCTGCGCCTGCGGATCCGCCACATGACCGATGGGGTGTTTCTGGGATCGAAGGAGTTTGTGGACCAGATGTGGGAACGGCACCGGGACAAGTTCGGCAAGCGGCGCAAGAGCGGCGCACGCAACATTCGAGGCGCTCCCATCCCCGGGCTCACCGTCCTGCGCGATCTGCGGGTCGATGCGGTGGGGTAA
- a CDS encoding pyridoxine 5'-phosphate synthase produces MLRLGVNIDHLATLREARYRGRPWGEPDPVEAALVCEQAGAHGITAHLREDRRHIQDRDVFALRERIRTRLNLEMALSEEMVSIAERVRPDFVCLVPEHRQEITTEGGLDVVAHRTRVAEVCRRMERIGCAVSLFVTPDPEQIAAAAASGSPFIELHTGGFAEARREGAGEEEALMRLVSAAEQARGSGLRVNAGHGLTLENLPVLLSRVPHLEELNIGHSLVSHALTVGLGVAVGAFLERMQGYALGPR; encoded by the coding sequence ATGCTGAGGCTTGGTGTCAACATCGATCACCTCGCCACTCTGCGCGAAGCCCGCTACCGCGGACGCCCGTGGGGTGAGCCGGATCCCGTCGAGGCGGCCCTGGTCTGTGAGCAGGCGGGGGCTCACGGCATCACCGCCCATCTGCGGGAGGACCGGAGGCATATCCAGGATCGCGATGTGTTTGCGTTGCGGGAGCGGATCCGGACGCGCCTGAACCTGGAGATGGCCCTGTCCGAGGAGATGGTCTCCATCGCCGAACGGGTCCGGCCGGATTTCGTCTGCCTGGTGCCGGAGCACCGCCAGGAGATCACCACGGAGGGCGGTCTGGATGTGGTTGCGCACCGGACCCGGGTCGCGGAAGTCTGCCGCCGGATGGAGCGGATCGGATGCGCGGTGAGCCTGTTTGTGACGCCGGATCCGGAACAGATCGCCGCCGCGGCGGCATCAGGCAGCCCGTTCATCGAACTCCACACCGGGGGTTTCGCGGAGGCCCGACGGGAGGGTGCGGGCGAGGAGGAAGCCCTCATGAGATTGGTCTCCGCGGCGGAGCAGGCACGAGGGAGCGGCCTTCGGGTGAACGCCGGTCACGGTCTTACCCTGGAAAACCTCCCGGTCCTCCTGAGCCGCGTGCCTCATCTCGAAGAGCTCAACATCGGGCACAGCCTGGTCAGTCACGCCCTGACCGTCGGCCTGGGCGTGGCTGTCGGAGCCTTTCTGGAACGAATGCAGGGTTATGCCCTGGGACCGCGATGA
- the acpS gene encoding holo-ACP synthase, with product MILGTGIDIIEVSRMTAMVERFGDRFLRRVLVAREIEYCQGHVKPGPHIAARFAAKEAVSKAFGTGIGASLGWGDIEVAHRPTGAPMIVLHGRGRDLMTSRGARELHVSLSHTEHYAAAFALLEG from the coding sequence ATGATCCTTGGCACGGGTATCGACATCATCGAGGTGTCCCGAATGACGGCGATGGTCGAACGGTTCGGCGACCGGTTCCTGCGCCGGGTGCTGGTCGCCCGGGAGATCGAGTACTGCCAGGGCCACGTGAAACCCGGGCCGCACATCGCCGCGCGTTTTGCCGCGAAGGAGGCGGTCTCCAAGGCATTCGGAACCGGAATCGGAGCCAGCCTGGGCTGGGGGGACATCGAGGTGGCCCACCGGCCCACCGGCGCCCCGATGATTGTCCTTCACGGGCGTGGACGGGACCTGATGACGTCTCGCGGCGCTCGGGAGCTGCATGTGAGCCTGAGTCACACGGAGCACTACGCAGCAGCCTTCGCGCTCCTGGAGGGTTGA